ggacactgatctaaggtcagctTTGTGGTTTACCCCCTAGTTGTTAAGGTTCGggataaactgatcctagatctgtgccttagGGCAAGTTCAACCCAGAGAGATCATATAACCCAATGTTCCTTTATTGGTAAATATGGTGCTGAGTAAACGTTCATATCTGTTCATAGTTCACAGTTCGCTGATCCAACATATGACCTTTGACATTGGTCTGAATTAAAGGTCACCTGTGGGAGCagcaaactgaacagacattcacTCTTTTCGACATATGATCTTTTCTGTCCAGGTAGGAACATTCTCTTTTCATCTGAGTGTGTGATCTGAGTCGTAGGCAGCTAGTTTGTACTCTGCAGTGAAGAATGGCCTTTCTTCTAAGTCATCTACCACTGACTATTGTCCTGCATATAAGATGGATTCACATCTCACCACACATATTGATGCTCATACTCTGATTTCACAACTTCACAACATTtttcctgtgtctctgtctgaggCAATAGGTGATTGTTGCTGTGCAATTGAGATAGAGTAAGCTCATTTATCATGCTAGCACTCAGCTCTGAGGGTTATTGTATCCATTGTAGGATTATCGTAAAAAATAAACAGCAATGGACTGTTAAGGCCACAAGAGGGTACTGTTTAATCACATTTCACCGACCGTGTcgctctcacactcacacacactttagGGCAGGCACAGGTGCGCAGAATATAACTTGAGGAAATGACCTGCAGAGTTAGATTGCCTCCGGGAGCGTTCGAATTCTCTCCAAATCCCATCATTACTGGCCGGATATGTAACAAACGGTAATGCTACTGGCCAAGATATGCAGGAGGATCAGGGGGTGGGGAGAGCTACACGTCTCAGAGACACAAAACATAGTcacacagtggtctaaggaaccCTTCACAGATACAATCGGTTCCACATACATGGGGAAATTACAGAGTTGTAGAAAGTCTCTGCAAGAGCAAGAGAAGATCTCTGCTTCCGGCTGTTTTCTCTAGGAACCGTGCATCTTCCTGCTACTGTTGCTCTGctgtaggactgtgtgtgtgtgacagttcaGGAGCAGGGATGCAATGAAGCTTGGAGACACAAGACGGTCAGGTGCTCTGAGCAGTCAGAACAGCAACTCACCCGTGTGCAACCACGCATCGCAACCAAGggctgagggtgtgtgtgtttctgtgcgaCTGTGTGTGGGGAGGTAGGCGGAGTAGCGTTACGACAAGAAGACCACAACAGATGCCATGGAGCTGGCGGCGGGAGGAGTGTGAGCTGTTACCATGACGACGAGGGATTCGGGAACCTGTGGGTGGACCCCCAGCCCCCACCCCCCATCAGGCTCTATCCCTTTAAACTGTTGTAGACCTGAAATGAAGGTGTAAGCAAGATGATTGTAGCTCCACTTTGCCCTCTGATAGGCCAGACACCCCCCCCCTTCCCattcctctacacacacactaaataTGTTGATGTACATAtttatgtctctatctctcctccatcctctccatagGGGCCTATTTTCTTTCAAATTAAGCCCCTAATTGCTTAGGATAATAAAGAGCCTATTAATCCTGTGTCTAGTAATAAAAAGCCAGCTGTCAGGCAGGAGGCTGCCAgacgagcgagagagacacacacacacacacacgcacacacacacacacacacacacacacacacacacacacacacaagctataTCACTGATgcttgccaccatgttgtgtgagagagagagatagaggcagagagagagatgtgtgtgtattcAAGCCAGCCTGCCACACTTACTGGCCATATTACTGATTCGTGCCACCACTGTGCGCGTGATTGTGTGTACGTATCATTGTCTCATTGAACCATTGCTAATTTAATATGCACCAGCAGGTGGCAGTGTTTGACTAGGTTTAACGTCGACACCTGCAGAAATCCACTTTTTTGAGCTGAAAGATGATGGCCAAAGCTTACCCATGATGTTGTACAACGATTTAAGTCAATAAGTCATCGCTTTAGTCAAAGTATTATGTATTTGGGCTTGAAGTGACAAATCTGAACTGCCCACTTTGGGAAATTCTGTGTGAATGTGGTGTCTTTTCCTATGATAtgacaaatattttcagcctGCGTTTAGTTTCAGGGCTGGGATTTATTTGAATGTTACCACTCATCAGTATGGCATAGCTTATTAATCAGAAACAGCTACAAAGATATTCATCTTCGTGAATGTGTTGAGCCAAACAGCCTTGTGTCCTCTTGGCCCCTGAGTCATGGAGCAGATAAAACTGTTTTTCACTTCCTCTTGATTTCTTTACCAGAAAATCCTCATAATccatttacatttatttttgagCTAGTctgtattaaaaaaatatatgaccATTTTATAAATGCTATAATTGCGTGATATGATAGCATTTGGCAAACCCGCTCCCCCCATTTCCCCAAGATGAGTGGTTTTGTCACTAAGGGTTTGCTTCACTACACGCTCTACTGCTTTGATTGGTGTAACGTTAGCTAGAAACCACAAGTGTCTATCTGGATAATGAAAAAAAGAAAGTTCAAGGAACTTATAATTAGTTACAGGTTATTTGCGCCATGCATGATGATCATGAGCTAAATCATTGTAGCCTATCATTTCACTTCCCCTGTGAGAACTATGAGCACGGGCTGACTTGGCTTTTCATCTTATTCTTTCTTTCTAACTATTTATATGGCGGATTTTGCGGGCTTCAATTTATGGAAGATGCCTTAATTAACATTGGAAGTCAAAGATAGGCCAGTGGTTTCCATCTGTGGCAAAGTTTTCCTTAAATCAATGACAAATCCAGCTCCAGAAGCAGCCATATAGAGCCAGCTGCCTAAtcttaaaaacaaacaaaaacaaaatgcaACAAcagataacattagctagctagataaggttagcatgctagctagctagataaggttagcatgctagctagataaggttagcatgctagctagataaggttagcatgctagctagataaggttagcatgctagctagctacactgatAGCTGTCAGTGCCTGTTGATGTTCATCAACTCCACATGGAAATTCTCATACCCAATTCGTGAATATGTATCAATGGCCTTCGTCATTCTTCGGAGGTGCAAACTAAACGTTCATTTCATCTCTAGGACAGGAAACAACGTTGAAATAGTGGCGGCAACTTCCTCTGTGGGCGGGATCCTttaatcatcatctgttcataAAGCCTACCTACAGCACTACTTGAACTTCTGACTTTTGGATCATGGAAGACCATGTAAAATAGACAGAACATAAATGAAACAAGAGGAGATCAACATTTTTAATGTGCAGTGAGAAAGTAAGGGCAACTGATAAGTATGATTGTGTTTCTATAAAGATAGACATTTCTTTCCAAGTGAAAAtcgtgtttatatatatatatatttatataaatatCTATATCATATATAGAATACATATCTATTTGCTATGCATACTCAGAAATTACACCTTCAaatataataataaaaagtaTTCCAAAGCACAGACTTATGCTTCTTCTTTCTTTAAACATGACCTATCCTATGGATTAAAAACAAAGGATTCTCAGGATGGAAAGAATACTTAAACAACTCAACCAAAACATTGAAAATGCATTCACTTTTTGAATCTAAGAATATTTTCATGAGGGACTCAAAATCCATCTTGTTGTCTTAACAAACCATGACCCATATAGCAAAGTAGTGTACAAAACCTGCATTACACACACTGCATACCTCTCCCTAAATGTCAGATGAAACGTAAATAAGTATGACTTCTCAAGCAAACTCTTTTTGTTATAAAAATATACTTATTTTTAAAATAATCTACAGATTTATTTTTAAGGTGAGGCATTTCACTATCACGCTAAAACAGCAAGGCTGTTTGTTTTTATAGAAAATATGAAACTCTGACTGACCGACTGGCTGACTGGAGAAGACTAGCATGACTCCCTAACTTCTCCCCTTCCTCTGGCCCACAGGAAGTTACATCAACATCACCGGTAGCTCCTCCTTCTTTTTGCATATTCTATGATTTTTTAAAGTGTTTTTAAAACTAGATATACACCTTATACAGGTCAACAAAAATAAGATGTTGCTCCTTGAAGTAAAACGTTGCAATGTCCAAGCAATTCCCCAAAAGTGTAAAAGAAAATAATATATATCTTAAACTACACAAAGTCAAGATAAAAAAACACAACAGCGCAGATATATGACATACTGGCTTTCTTCATAagcatataaaaaaaaaaaaaaaaaaaaaacatttttaacaaagaaaaaacagaaaAAATAGAAATATATAAATCTGTGTGACAAGTTAAAGCAAAGTCTTAAAGTAGAGAAGGCAACACACACGATTGAATAAAAAACAACATATGAACAAAAAACAGGAAGACACTGATGCTACAAATACATTGGAAATATATGTACAAGACCCTGTTTTCctttagtgtgtgtgagtgtatgtgtgtgtgtgtgcaagtgtgtgtgcaagTGCACAAGTGCCAAAGTGTGTGGGTTCTTTTATTTTGTATTCACGAGTTCATTTTGATCAAACTCTGTTGTCTCTTGATCAAACAGTTTGTTGTTGTCAGTCTGAATCTTTAATCCTCGGGTGAAGAACTTCTCCTCTGTGTACATGAGGGCCACGTTAAATCCAAACCTGCCTTGACCCTGTCTTGCCTGTTGACAGGGGTCCATTCCAACCCAAACTCGTCACAATCTCTCAGCTATAGCTACAGTAGCCAATCAGAACTGGCTCATAGAAGCATGACTACGCCACCAAACCAATCCAAAGTGATCCAAACCAGGCCAGACCAAACCACTAGTGTCGCATGGTTCTATCCTGTCCCGGTCACCAGATGACGCTGGAGATGCTGGTCTCCCTGGGCAACAGCGGCAGCATGGCGTGGTTAGTGTGCTCCTCCTCCAGACTGTGCTCGCGGCTCTTCCCCGCCGGCGGCCTCTGTCCGTTCAGCAGCGTCAGCGGGATGTTGCAGTAGGTGTGCTGGTTGCCTAGAGATGACAGCGGCGGCAGCGTGCCCCCCGGCGGCAGGTCGTACTCGTAGCTGCGGTAGTAGTGTTTCTGCCGCATGGTGGTGTGGTACGAGTTGTGGAAGGACGAGCGGAGCTCCGGGTGCGCCGTGGCCATGGCGGTGGAGGTGGCGGCTGCCATGGAGATGGCGGAGACGGTCTGGAGCTCGCCGAAGGGGCCCTGCTCGCTGACATCCAGCGCTGCCTCGTGGCTCAGCATTGGCTCGGTGCGGCGGAAGGGCATCTCATACTGCAGCTGCTTCCAGAACTTGGAGCTGAGCTTGTTGCTCTTGGGGCCATGCCACTTGATGACGGTGAGGGTCTTGATGGTGTGTTTGAGGGCCTCCACCTCTTGGTAGTTCATGATGCCACGCAGCTCGGCACACTCGATCAGAATCACCTTGATCTCCCCGGTGACCAGCATGTTGCGGAGGCGTGTCTCCAGCTCGAAGATGCTCCACCCCCGCCGCACCACGTAGTTGGGCGTCATGACGATGATGAGGCGCTTGGATTGGTCCACACAGCGCGCCACGTCTTCGATGTAGgctggagagagcgagggagagtgacagagagagagggggataaagggagagaaagaaacgAAACTCAAAACACAATCAATCTTCTTGAAAGGGAAAACTCCAAACAGCTTAGATTCTATACAGTAACATATTTACTATAACatgttttgtattcaggacatattTGTTGTAACATGGTGGACAAGACACATTTAACAGACCACTCATAATACAGAGAGACAATGGATGGACAACTACAAGACATAcaacacaggacagagacagcagtCAGACAACAGTTTAGTGGTTAAACACACAGCCACAGAAACTACAGCTGTCCTTAGTCATATCAACTGTACCTATATTACTTTCTCATCTCTCTGAGGTTTTTtggatctgtgtgtgtctgtgtgtagtggcatgtgtgtttgtgtatgtgtgtgtgtttgtatgtgtttgtgtgtgcatgtgtgccttGTGTGCtagagtgtgcatgtgtgttctgACTTCAAAGCTATGCTCTGCTGTGTAAACTCTTAAAAACTGGATCCCCTAAGCTGTTCTTCTTGTCCAGGGAGGAAGTGCATCACAGTTGCTGACACAAGAGGAAGAGACTGAGGAAGTGTACCTCTAAGAAGTCTTGTGTCATCCTGGTAAAGCTCATTGGCCAGACCTAAACATAAACATGTCAACATTGAGACCCAGATCACAGGAGAACACAAACAGTAAAGAGGACTTGTGCATCAGTGGCATCCACTATTATTATATTTACAGACTTCATTTATCTTTCtctaacacgcacgcacacacacacacacacacaaaaaaaaactcacacacacaaaaaccctcacacacacacacacacacacacacacacacacacacacacacacacacacacacacacacacacacacacacacacacacacacacacacacacacgtacgcgcgcgcacgcacacacacacacaaaaaccctcacacacgcacacgcacacacacacacacacaca
Above is a genomic segment from Oncorhynchus nerka isolate Pitt River linkage group LG1, Oner_Uvic_2.0, whole genome shotgun sequence containing:
- the LOC135571383 gene encoding interleukin-1 receptor accessory protein-like 1 isoform X1, producing the protein MELQLGSALNLTCRAFFGYAGDASPLIYWMKGEKFIEDLDEERIEESEIKVVREHLGEQEVAISLTIPLVEEGDLGNYSCYVENGNGRRQASIQLSKRAELMYTVELAGGLGAILLLLLFLISLYKCYKIELMLFYRRHFGSDDLDGDNKDYDAYLSYTKVDPDQWSQETKEEERFALEILPDVLEKHYGYKLFIPDRDLIPTGSLANELYQDDTRLLRAYIEDVARCVDQSKRLIIVMTPNYVVRRGWSIFELETRLRNMLVTGEIKVILIECAELRGIMNYQEVEALKHTIKTLTVIKWHGPKSNKLSSKFWKQLQYEMPFRRTEPMLSHEAALDVSEQGPFGELQTVSAISMAAATSTAMATAHPELRSSFHNSYHTTMRQKHYYRSYEYDLPPGGTLPPLSSLGNQHTYCNIPLTLLNGQRPPAGKSREHSLEEEHTNHAMLPLLPRETSISSVIW
- the LOC135571383 gene encoding interleukin-1 receptor accessory protein-like 1 isoform X2, whose translation is MELQLGSALNLTCRAFFGYAGDASPLIYWMKGEKFIEDLDEERIEESEIKVVREHLGEQEVAISLTIPLVEEGDLGNYSCYVENGNGRRQASIQLSKRAELMYTVELAGGLGAILLLLLFLISLYKCYKIELMLFYRRHFGSDDLDGDNKDYDAYLSYTKVDPDQWSQETKEEERFALEILPDVLEKHYGYKLFIPDRDLIPTGTYIEDVARCVDQSKRLIIVMTPNYVVRRGWSIFELETRLRNMLVTGEIKVILIECAELRGIMNYQEVEALKHTIKTLTVIKWHGPKSNKLSSKFWKQLQYEMPFRRTEPMLSHEAALDVSEQGPFGELQTVSAISMAAATSTAMATAHPELRSSFHNSYHTTMRQKHYYRSYEYDLPPGGTLPPLSSLGNQHTYCNIPLTLLNGQRPPAGKSREHSLEEEHTNHAMLPLLPRETSISSVIW